One window from the genome of Paraconexibacter algicola encodes:
- a CDS encoding phytoene desaturase family protein produces the protein MTGTERCVVVGSGPNGLAAAIRLAQAGRPVTVLEAADQPGGAVRTQELTLPGFRHDTFSSVYPAAAASPVFARLPLAAHGLHWVHPAACVAHPLPDGSAVAQYRDVARTAASLDAVHPGDGERWATFAAPYLDAIDGVRRTMLSGFPPVGGPLRLLHQAGPARLAAFARQLPESAVGLGHRLFEGAGSRAWLYGGAMHGDTPPQGRGSAIAAFYLYLLGHASGWPSPRGGAGALSDALAGVLRSLGGEIRCGAEVQRITVAHGRVTGVTARGLGHVRASSVVATVMPHALLRLVDADLGRWYGGRLRAYRYGAGTVKVDWALDGPIPWSAPGAREAGTVHVAGDEETFLDAVERAAHEMPARPFLLLGQQSLADPTRAPEGHHTAWAYTHAPTQALLAPGTLEQHVARIEAMVERFAPGFGDRVLARHVLGPRELEERDANLVGGDVGGGSYRLSQLVFRPLPALDPYRTPVRGLVLGSAATFPGGAVHGVPGDAAARSALRSGPWVR, from the coding sequence GTGACGGGCACCGAGCGGTGCGTCGTCGTCGGCAGCGGTCCCAACGGTCTCGCCGCCGCGATCCGCCTCGCGCAGGCCGGCCGCCCGGTCACCGTCCTGGAGGCCGCCGACCAGCCCGGTGGGGCGGTCCGCACCCAGGAGCTGACCCTGCCCGGGTTCCGGCACGACACGTTCTCGTCGGTCTACCCGGCGGCGGCCGCCTCCCCGGTGTTCGCCCGCCTGCCGCTCGCCGCCCACGGCCTGCACTGGGTGCATCCGGCGGCGTGCGTCGCCCATCCGTTGCCCGACGGCTCCGCCGTCGCCCAGTATCGCGACGTCGCGCGGACCGCCGCGTCGCTGGACGCCGTCCATCCCGGGGACGGCGAGCGCTGGGCGACCTTCGCCGCCCCGTACCTCGACGCGATCGACGGCGTTCGGCGCACCATGCTCTCCGGGTTCCCACCCGTCGGCGGCCCGCTGCGGCTGCTGCACCAGGCCGGCCCGGCGCGGCTCGCGGCGTTCGCCCGGCAGCTGCCCGAATCGGCGGTCGGACTGGGGCACCGGCTGTTCGAAGGGGCGGGATCCCGCGCGTGGCTCTACGGCGGCGCGATGCACGGTGACACGCCGCCACAGGGCCGCGGCAGCGCCATCGCCGCCTTCTACCTCTACCTGCTCGGCCACGCCTCGGGATGGCCGAGCCCCCGTGGCGGGGCGGGAGCCCTGTCGGACGCGCTCGCGGGCGTCCTGCGATCGCTGGGCGGGGAGATCCGCTGCGGTGCCGAGGTCCAGCGCATCACGGTCGCGCACGGCCGGGTCACGGGCGTGACCGCCCGGGGTCTGGGCCACGTGCGCGCGTCGAGCGTCGTCGCGACGGTGATGCCGCACGCGCTGCTGCGCCTCGTCGACGCCGATCTGGGGCGTTGGTACGGGGGCCGGTTGCGGGCCTACCGCTACGGCGCCGGGACGGTGAAGGTGGACTGGGCGCTCGACGGCCCGATCCCGTGGAGCGCGCCGGGCGCGCGCGAGGCGGGCACCGTGCACGTGGCCGGGGACGAGGAGACCTTCCTCGACGCGGTCGAGCGCGCAGCCCACGAGATGCCCGCGCGCCCGTTCCTGCTCCTGGGCCAGCAGTCGCTGGCGGACCCGACCCGCGCGCCCGAGGGCCACCACACCGCCTGGGCCTATACGCACGCACCGACGCAGGCGCTCCTGGCCCCTGGCACGCTGGAGCAGCACGTCGCCCGGATCGAGGCGATGGTCGAGCGGTTCGCCCCCGGGTTCGGCGACCGCGTGCTCGCCCGGCACGTCCTGGGACCACGGGAGCTCGAGGAGCGCGACGCGAACCTCGTCGGCGGCGACGTCGGCGGCGGCAGCTATCGCCTGTCGCAGCTGGTGTTCCGCCCGCTGCCCGCGCTCGACCCGTACCGCACCCCGGTCCGCGGGTTGGTCCTCGGCAGCGCAGCGACCTTCCCCGGCGGAGCGGTCCACGGCGTACCGGGCGATGCCGCGGCCCGCTCGGCTCTGCGGAGTGGACCATGGGTGCGCTGA
- a CDS encoding SRPBCC family protein, with protein MATNETVVDATVAETFRVLSTARLYPEWVVGAKAYRGEDPGFPAVGTRLHHTVGIGPLTLDDNTEVLELDPGRRIVLQARTRPLGTARVQLRLEPTPRGTRIVMDEGPGDAVSRLVFNPLADLLLRGRNVEALRRLKRIVETQSRSGTPAA; from the coding sequence GTGGCCACGAACGAGACCGTCGTCGACGCCACCGTCGCGGAGACGTTCCGCGTCCTCAGCACGGCGCGCCTCTACCCGGAGTGGGTGGTCGGCGCGAAGGCGTACCGCGGCGAGGACCCCGGCTTTCCCGCCGTCGGCACGCGCCTGCACCACACCGTCGGCATCGGACCCCTGACACTGGACGACAACACCGAGGTGCTCGAGCTGGACCCCGGCCGGCGGATCGTGCTGCAGGCGCGAACCAGACCGCTGGGCACGGCGCGTGTGCAGCTGCGGCTGGAGCCGACCCCCCGGGGTACCCGGATCGTGATGGACGAGGGGCCGGGGGACGCGGTGAGCCGCCTGGTCTTCAACCCGCTCGCCGACCTGCTGCTGCGCGGACGCAACGTCGAGGCGCTGCGTCGCCTCAAGCGCATCGTCGAGACGCAGTCCCGCTCCGGCACGCCCGCGGCCTGA
- a CDS encoding glycosyltransferase has translation MHRPLSVGIIASARHALREPFAGGLEAHTAQLARGLRDRGHRVVVFASADSDPRLGVEPVCARATRLDLSEAARRDPSMLADGFMGEHHAYLHLMLRLREREDLDVVHNNALHYLPVAMASTLSCAFVTTLHTPPTPWLESAHAAAREHGAYVSVSQANAAAWQATVPDCAVIPNAVDTETWRPRPGPVLDRAVWMGRIVPEKAPHLALRAAHLAGLPLDIAGPVHDREYHETCVAPLLRPVDRLLGHRTSAELAKLVAARAVCLVTPAWDEPFGLVVAEALACGTPVAAFARGALPELLDARTGALATPGDPAALADAIARARRCDRAHCAREAARRWTVDAMVRRYEDCYRGL, from the coding sequence GTGCATCGGCCGCTCTCCGTCGGGATCATCGCCTCCGCGCGTCACGCGCTGCGGGAGCCCTTCGCGGGCGGGCTGGAGGCCCATACGGCGCAGCTGGCCCGCGGGTTGCGCGATCGCGGGCATCGCGTGGTGGTGTTCGCGTCCGCCGACAGCGATCCGCGGCTCGGGGTCGAGCCCGTCTGCGCGCGCGCGACGCGCCTGGACCTGTCCGAGGCCGCGCGTCGGGACCCGAGCATGCTCGCCGACGGGTTCATGGGGGAGCACCATGCCTATCTGCATCTCATGTTGCGGTTGCGTGAGCGTGAGGACCTCGACGTCGTGCACAACAACGCGCTGCACTACCTGCCGGTGGCGATGGCGAGCACGCTGTCCTGCGCGTTCGTGACGACGCTGCACACGCCGCCCACGCCGTGGCTCGAGAGCGCCCACGCGGCCGCTCGGGAGCACGGAGCGTACGTCAGCGTCTCGCAGGCCAATGCGGCGGCCTGGCAGGCGACCGTGCCCGACTGCGCCGTCATCCCCAACGCGGTCGACACCGAGACGTGGCGACCGCGGCCGGGCCCGGTGCTCGACCGGGCGGTGTGGATGGGTCGCATCGTGCCCGAGAAGGCCCCGCATCTCGCGCTCCGCGCGGCGCACCTGGCCGGGCTGCCGCTCGACATCGCCGGACCCGTCCACGACCGCGAGTACCACGAGACGTGCGTGGCGCCGCTGCTGCGCCCCGTCGATCGTCTGCTCGGGCATCGCACGAGCGCCGAGCTCGCGAAGCTCGTGGCCGCGCGTGCCGTCTGCCTGGTGACGCCCGCCTGGGACGAGCCGTTCGGGCTCGTCGTCGCGGAGGCACTCGCGTGCGGGACCCCGGTCGCGGCGTTCGCCCGAGGCGCGTTGCCGGAGCTGCTGGACGCACGAACCGGCGCCCTCGCCACCCCAGGCGACCCGGCGGCGCTCGCGGACGCGATCGCCCGCGCCCGACGGTGTGATCGCGCGCACTGCGCGCGAGAGGCGGCTCGGCGGTGGACGGTGGACGCGATGGTCCGCCGCTACGAGGACTGCTACCGCGGCCTGTGA
- a CDS encoding glycosyltransferase → MIAYYAHHHGSGHLRRATALARALDEPVALLSSSRPPRGHPFAEVLTLPLDDGGLGSSAVLPGLAHHAPLDSPGLAGRMAQIATFLAGHVPATLVVDVSVEVALLGRLLGARVLVVRQHGDRDDEAHRHAYRAAARLLAPWPRWLDEGQPDPWASHTTWTGGFSLLAPGARAAAPGDGTVVLLGGRGGGDAIASAARGVAREEPGRPMVVLGPAGGVLPEGVEHRPWEDDPGPVLRRADVIVVAAGHNAVMDAAATGRPLVVVADDRPYGEQRDKARRLHATGAALHVPDPAVADWSGVLRDAVARGPGRAPELLDPEGAVPFARAVVAHRPARRVPAASGRDPVVVCTLVHGRLEHLAAQHESLRRHAPEARHVVAWMGGPDPRPAAPDAEVVEVPGTREGEPLPLAAARNAALAAAPPTGVALLLDVDCTVRPGTVAVLAAAVRRTDGVVLPRVLYEPPDRGAPREHPARSAPAVGDGSPIPCSDWGLAWTVALGVPLTVVREVGGFDERYRGYGAEDTDFAWRCRAVGVPLHWAPAADVVHRHHEGGGVPYDRAAAVVANAVRFQRTWGHWPMVPWLRAFAAAGLLPASLAAAVTGEKDEGQ, encoded by the coding sequence GTGATCGCCTACTACGCCCATCACCACGGCAGCGGGCACCTCCGGCGCGCGACCGCACTCGCCCGTGCCCTCGACGAGCCGGTCGCGCTCCTGAGCTCGAGCCGCCCGCCGCGCGGGCATCCGTTCGCGGAGGTCCTCACGCTGCCGCTGGACGACGGTGGCCTGGGGTCGAGTGCCGTCCTGCCCGGGCTCGCCCACCACGCTCCGCTCGACAGCCCGGGACTCGCCGGGCGGATGGCGCAGATCGCGACCTTCCTGGCAGGGCACGTCCCCGCGACGCTGGTCGTCGACGTGTCCGTGGAGGTCGCGCTCCTCGGGCGACTGCTGGGAGCCCGGGTCCTCGTGGTGCGCCAGCACGGTGACCGCGACGACGAGGCGCACCGTCACGCCTACCGTGCGGCCGCGCGGCTGCTCGCCCCGTGGCCCCGTTGGCTGGACGAGGGGCAGCCCGACCCGTGGGCGTCGCACACCACCTGGACGGGCGGGTTCAGCCTGCTGGCGCCCGGCGCGCGGGCGGCGGCGCCCGGGGACGGCACGGTGGTGCTGCTCGGCGGCCGGGGCGGCGGGGACGCGATCGCCAGCGCCGCGCGGGGCGTGGCACGCGAGGAGCCCGGGCGCCCGATGGTCGTGCTCGGGCCCGCCGGCGGGGTCCTGCCCGAGGGGGTCGAGCACCGACCCTGGGAGGACGACCCCGGCCCCGTGCTCCGCCGCGCCGACGTGATCGTCGTGGCCGCGGGACACAACGCGGTCATGGACGCGGCCGCGACCGGCCGGCCCCTCGTGGTGGTCGCGGACGACCGTCCGTACGGCGAGCAACGGGACAAGGCGCGACGGCTGCACGCGACGGGGGCCGCCCTGCACGTCCCCGATCCGGCGGTGGCCGACTGGTCCGGGGTGCTGCGCGACGCGGTCGCCCGCGGCCCGGGCCGCGCGCCCGAGCTGCTCGACCCGGAGGGCGCCGTCCCGTTCGCCCGCGCGGTGGTGGCACACCGCCCCGCGCGGCGGGTTCCGGCCGCGTCCGGCCGCGACCCGGTGGTCGTGTGCACGCTCGTGCACGGACGCCTCGAGCATCTCGCCGCCCAGCACGAATCGCTGCGCCGGCACGCTCCGGAGGCCCGCCACGTGGTCGCGTGGATGGGCGGACCCGACCCGCGTCCGGCGGCGCCGGACGCCGAGGTCGTCGAGGTCCCCGGCACGCGGGAGGGGGAGCCGCTGCCGCTGGCGGCGGCGCGCAACGCAGCGCTCGCCGCCGCTCCGCCGACCGGCGTGGCGCTGCTGCTCGACGTCGACTGCACGGTCCGCCCGGGCACCGTCGCGGTTCTCGCGGCGGCGGTCCGACGCACGGACGGCGTCGTGCTGCCGCGCGTCCTCTACGAGCCGCCCGATCGTGGGGCACCTCGCGAGCACCCGGCTCGCAGTGCCCCCGCGGTCGGGGACGGGTCGCCGATCCCCTGCTCGGACTGGGGGCTGGCCTGGACCGTGGCCCTGGGCGTGCCCCTGACGGTCGTGCGTGAGGTCGGCGGGTTCGACGAGCGGTACCGCGGCTACGGAGCGGAGGACACGGACTTCGCGTGGCGCTGCCGCGCAGTGGGCGTGCCGTTGCACTGGGCGCCTGCCGCGGACGTCGTCCACCGTCACCACGAGGGCGGCGGCGTCCCGTACGACCGGGCCGCTGCCGTCGTCGCCAACGCCGTCCGCTTCCAGCGGACGTGGGGTCACTGGCCGATGGTGCCGTGGCTGCGGGCGTTCGCGGCAGCGGGACTGCTGCCGGCGTCGCTCGCCGCCGCGGTGACCGGCGAGAAAGACGAGGGTCAGTAG
- a CDS encoding SigB/SigF/SigG family RNA polymerase sigma factor codes for MDTATTRRQELLLLRRYCDTGDFRARDTVIEGAMPLVHTVAARYANRGVDHEELVQVGAVGLVKAVDRFDPDRGLAFSSFAVPNIAGEIRRWFRDHSHALRLPRDVQEHADELRRHADALATAHGRRPTIAELAQASGLPAAVVLEVQAAVHEVRVASLDAAVTEDADAVARVDTIGTVDHGYEVAEDRALARTGLAGLRERERQIVRLRFEDGLTQSEIAQRVGISQMHVSRLLRRAIADMRATLDADAG; via the coding sequence ATGGACACCGCCACCACCCGGCGCCAGGAGCTGCTGCTCCTGCGCCGCTACTGCGACACCGGGGACTTCCGTGCCCGCGACACCGTGATCGAAGGCGCCATGCCGCTCGTGCACACGGTCGCCGCCCGCTACGCGAACCGCGGGGTCGACCACGAGGAGCTCGTGCAGGTCGGTGCCGTCGGCCTCGTGAAGGCCGTCGACCGCTTCGACCCGGACCGGGGACTGGCGTTCTCGAGCTTCGCGGTCCCGAACATCGCCGGGGAGATCCGCCGATGGTTCCGCGACCACAGCCACGCCCTGCGGCTCCCGCGCGACGTGCAGGAGCACGCGGACGAGCTGCGCCGCCACGCGGATGCGCTCGCCACCGCGCACGGACGGCGCCCCACCATCGCCGAGCTCGCACAGGCCAGCGGGCTCCCCGCCGCCGTCGTGCTCGAGGTCCAGGCCGCCGTGCACGAGGTCCGCGTCGCCTCGCTCGACGCCGCGGTGACCGAGGACGCCGACGCCGTCGCCCGGGTCGACACGATCGGGACCGTCGACCACGGCTACGAGGTGGCCGAGGACCGGGCCCTCGCCCGGACCGGCCTCGCCGGGCTGCGGGAGCGCGAGCGTCAGATCGTGCGGCTGCGCTTCGAGGACGGACTCACGCAGTCCGAGATCGCGCAGCGCGTCGGGATCTCGCAGATGCACGTCTCGCGGCTGCTGCGACGGGCGATCGCGGACATGCGCGCGACGCTCGACGCCGACGCCGGCTGA
- a CDS encoding sigma-70 family RNA polymerase sigma factor: MDTATTRRIELELLRRYAEHGDFAARDEVIERTMSLVHFVARRYVDRGLDYDELVQVGSIGLVKAVDRFDHRRQHAFASFAIPNIAGEIRRHFRDHGQVLRAPRDVQEKADMLRTTTDRLVSRLQRQPSTDEVALAAGMTLREVLDVQAAVHRSHAAYLDEPVREDEDAQSRLDRLGTIEEGYEQVEARAVAADGLDTLRNRERRIVALRFDEGLTQTEIAERVGMSQMHVSRLLRQALDDIREVIENPALGA, encoded by the coding sequence ATGGACACCGCCACCACCCGACGCATCGAGCTCGAGCTCCTGCGTCGCTACGCCGAGCACGGCGACTTCGCCGCCCGTGACGAGGTGATCGAGCGCACCATGTCGCTCGTCCACTTCGTCGCCCGCCGCTACGTCGACCGCGGCCTGGACTACGACGAGCTCGTGCAGGTCGGGTCGATCGGCCTCGTGAAGGCCGTCGACCGCTTCGACCACCGTCGCCAGCACGCGTTCGCGAGCTTCGCGATCCCGAACATCGCCGGCGAGATCCGCCGCCACTTCCGCGACCACGGACAGGTGCTGCGCGCGCCGCGGGACGTGCAGGAGAAGGCGGACATGCTGCGGACCACGACCGACCGCCTCGTCTCGCGTCTGCAGCGCCAGCCGTCGACGGACGAGGTGGCGCTGGCGGCGGGCATGACGCTGCGCGAGGTCCTCGACGTGCAGGCCGCGGTGCATCGCAGCCACGCCGCGTATCTCGACGAGCCCGTCCGCGAGGACGAGGACGCGCAGTCGCGGTTGGACCGCCTCGGCACGATCGAGGAGGGCTACGAGCAGGTCGAGGCGCGCGCGGTCGCCGCCGACGGGCTCGACACGCTCCGAAACCGTGAGCGACGCATCGTCGCGCTGCGCTTCGACGAGGGGCTCACGCAGACGGAGATCGCCGAACGCGTGGGCATGTCGCAGATGCACGTGTCGCGGCTGCTCCGCCAGGCGCTCGACGACATCCGCGAGGTCATCGAGAACCCGGCGCTGGGCGCGTGA
- a CDS encoding phage holin family protein, which translates to MTDSGSAPQPRERPVGELLTELSRETSLLVRQELALARAELQQKSRAAGVGAGLLGGAGATALVALVALMVTVVAALDTAMPTWLAGLITTGLFAAIAAVEAAVGRARLRAATPLVPQQAPESMKEDMEWATKQARSART; encoded by the coding sequence ATGACGGATTCAGGATCCGCTCCGCAACCGCGGGAACGTCCCGTCGGGGAGCTGCTCACCGAGCTCTCGCGCGAGACGAGCCTGCTCGTCCGCCAGGAGCTCGCACTCGCGCGCGCCGAGCTGCAGCAGAAGAGCCGTGCCGCCGGCGTCGGGGCCGGCCTCCTCGGTGGTGCAGGCGCGACGGCCCTGGTCGCGCTCGTGGCGCTGATGGTCACCGTCGTCGCCGCGCTCGACACCGCCATGCCGACATGGCTGGCCGGACTCATCACCACGGGCCTCTTCGCGGCGATCGCCGCGGTCGAGGCCGCCGTCGGCCGCGCGCGCCTGCGCGCCGCCACCCCGCTCGTCCCTCAACAAGCACCCGAGAGCATGAAGGAGGACATGGAATGGGCCACGAAGCAGGCACGATCCGCCAGGACATAG
- a CDS encoding DUF3618 domain-containing protein, which yields MGHEAGTIRQDIEETRERLGETVDALAYKTDVGARARDKVSDGVDRVKNRLGVAQDAVPGAADVRQQGRRVSAVAQENPLGFAVGAIAVGFVAGLLIPNTKAEDRHLAPVKEAVGEQAHEAAETVAEHGRDTVQEAADAARGAAGDMAQTVRDHAREAGDELGVTDTGSAVGDAAHEGPQSDADAGADGPEPDRPGPGSSPG from the coding sequence ATGGGCCACGAAGCAGGCACGATCCGCCAGGACATAGAGGAGACCCGCGAGCGACTCGGGGAGACCGTCGACGCGCTCGCCTACAAGACCGATGTCGGGGCTCGCGCCCGCGACAAGGTGAGCGACGGCGTCGACCGGGTGAAGAACCGGCTGGGCGTCGCGCAGGACGCGGTCCCCGGGGCGGCGGACGTCCGGCAGCAGGGCCGGCGGGTCTCCGCCGTCGCCCAGGAGAACCCGCTCGGCTTCGCGGTCGGGGCCATCGCGGTCGGCTTCGTCGCCGGGCTGCTGATCCCCAACACGAAGGCCGAGGACCGGCACCTCGCCCCCGTCAAGGAGGCGGTGGGGGAGCAGGCGCACGAGGCCGCGGAGACCGTAGCCGAGCACGGCCGCGACACCGTGCAGGAAGCAGCGGACGCGGCGCGCGGCGCCGCCGGCGACATGGCCCAGACGGTGCGTGACCACGCCCGGGAAGCCGGGGACGAGCTCGGGGTCACCGACACCGGATCCGCCGTGGGCGACGCGGCGCACGAAGGACCGCAGTCCGATGCGGATGCGGGCGCCGACGGTCCCGAACCCGACCGCCCCGGCCCGGGGTCGTCACCCGGCTGA
- a CDS encoding SDR family NAD(P)-dependent oxidoreductase, whose amino-acid sequence MIPRAGALADRRVLLTGASSGVGRAAVPLLAAEGARLALVARRADALRAMVAERGIDALVIEADLGDRDQARRAVRDAVAHLGGLDVLVSNAGAAVFGHLREVHPDDFDRTVAVTFTGAVDVVREALPHLRERHGTIVATGSLMSRLPLPSWSSYAAAKHALRGFLTSVAIEERSQGSGVRIAMVHPGPIDTPLFAQASSATGRTPRVPPDAYRADVVAKALVACAIRPRREIVLGGETRAVELLHRLAPAVGERVLLGIDRWYRSGTESAPVPGSLWGVRDRSARVSGDIPARDSLLAWVQLGRRLAPAPATPWVLARNLGVVGVRAARLVGVLRSPRSECPVPGHPARDGLAAPDSR is encoded by the coding sequence GTGATCCCGCGCGCCGGAGCGCTCGCCGACCGACGCGTCCTGCTGACCGGTGCGAGCTCGGGCGTCGGGCGCGCGGCAGTGCCGCTCCTCGCTGCCGAAGGCGCGCGGCTCGCGCTCGTCGCCCGGCGCGCGGACGCCCTGCGCGCCATGGTCGCCGAGCGGGGGATCGACGCGCTCGTCATCGAGGCGGACCTCGGGGATCGCGACCAGGCGCGCCGTGCCGTGCGCGACGCGGTCGCGCACCTCGGCGGACTCGACGTCCTCGTCTCGAACGCCGGGGCGGCGGTCTTCGGGCACCTCCGCGAGGTGCACCCCGACGACTTCGACCGCACCGTCGCGGTCACCTTCACCGGGGCCGTGGACGTGGTCCGCGAGGCACTTCCGCACCTGCGGGAACGTCACGGGACGATCGTGGCCACCGGCTCGCTCATGTCCCGCCTGCCGCTGCCGTCCTGGTCCTCCTACGCCGCGGCCAAGCACGCGCTGCGCGGGTTCCTGACCAGCGTGGCGATCGAAGAGCGCTCGCAGGGGAGCGGGGTGCGGATCGCGATGGTCCACCCCGGCCCCATCGACACCCCGCTGTTCGCGCAGGCTTCCAGCGCGACCGGGCGCACACCGCGCGTCCCGCCCGACGCCTACCGCGCCGACGTCGTCGCCAAGGCGCTCGTCGCGTGCGCGATCCGGCCGCGCCGCGAGATCGTCCTGGGCGGGGAGACGCGCGCCGTGGAGCTCCTGCACCGCCTGGCGCCCGCGGTCGGCGAGCGCGTGCTGCTCGGCATCGACCGCTGGTACCGCAGCGGCACCGAGTCCGCGCCCGTCCCCGGATCGCTCTGGGGCGTGCGCGACCGGTCGGCGCGGGTCAGCGGCGACATCCCTGCGCGCGACAGCCTCCTCGCCTGGGTGCAGCTCGGACGCCGCCTGGCCCCCGCGCCCGCCACGCCGTGGGTCCTCGCACGCAACCTGGGCGTGGTCGGCGTCCGTGCGGCGCGCCTGGTCGGCGTGCTGCGCAGTCCGCGGTCCGAGTGTCCCGTCCCGGGACATCCCGCGCGGGACGGTTTGGCCGCTCCGGACTCCCGGTAG
- a CDS encoding DUF7218 family protein — protein MAKDHGPSVKDDELYEALREDGASKEKAARIANAKATGTDVSHKGGAAEDYEDRTVEQLRERAAELGIEGRSDMRKDELIEALRNH, from the coding sequence ATGGCCAAGGACCACGGACCCAGCGTCAAGGACGACGAGCTGTACGAGGCGCTGCGCGAGGATGGCGCCAGCAAGGAGAAGGCCGCCCGCATCGCGAACGCGAAGGCGACGGGCACCGACGTCAGCCACAAGGGCGGGGCGGCCGAGGACTACGAGGACCGGACCGTCGAGCAGCTGCGCGAGCGGGCCGCCGAGCTCGGCATCGAGGGCCGCTCGGACATGCGCAAGGACGAGCTCATCGAGGCGTTGCGCAACCACTGA
- a CDS encoding carboxylate-amine ligase, producing MIATTSPTSRLTDAFDRHERALTVGVEEELLLLDPSTHDLAPHAAALVRAAADVAVRTELPAAQVELVGPVCADAAAVQRALLDARRRLREVAAGRVRLAGAGTHPTAPAEGPISPGDRFARISREYQWAARRGLAWGLHVHVAVPGAARALAVHDALREWLPLLAAMAGNAPFHEGRDTGLHSVRPKLAEGFPRQGVPPAWGSWEAYAAFLRFTGGPDADPHETARELWWEVRLHPVHGTLEVRVCDQPATAAEAASLTAVVQALCGTLAARHDAGELPPPAARERIEENRWRALRHGLDAVLLPFSGREGAGERCARELAAELLAEVAPVARACDGADALARAADLLDATGSERQLAVARECGVDAVAPWLADRFDAELDGA from the coding sequence ATGATCGCCACGACGAGCCCGACGTCCCGACTGACCGACGCGTTCGACCGGCACGAGCGCGCGCTCACGGTCGGTGTCGAGGAGGAGCTGCTGCTGCTGGACCCGTCGACCCACGACCTCGCCCCGCACGCCGCCGCGCTCGTCCGAGCGGCCGCCGACGTGGCGGTGCGGACCGAGCTGCCGGCGGCGCAGGTCGAGCTGGTCGGGCCGGTGTGCGCGGACGCCGCCGCCGTGCAGCGCGCGCTGCTGGACGCCCGCCGCCGGCTGCGGGAGGTCGCCGCTGGACGCGTGCGGCTCGCCGGTGCGGGCACGCACCCGACGGCGCCGGCGGAGGGGCCGATCAGTCCCGGCGACCGGTTCGCGCGCATCTCCCGCGAGTACCAGTGGGCCGCCCGGCGCGGTCTCGCGTGGGGCCTGCACGTGCACGTCGCCGTCCCGGGCGCGGCCCGGGCGCTCGCGGTGCACGACGCGCTGCGCGAGTGGCTGCCGTTGCTCGCCGCCATGGCGGGCAACGCCCCGTTCCACGAGGGCCGTGACACCGGGCTGCACTCGGTGCGGCCGAAGCTCGCGGAGGGCTTTCCGCGGCAGGGCGTCCCGCCGGCGTGGGGCTCCTGGGAGGCCTACGCGGCGTTCCTGCGCTTCACCGGCGGGCCGGACGCCGATCCGCACGAGACCGCGCGCGAGCTGTGGTGGGAGGTCCGCCTGCATCCCGTGCACGGCACGCTCGAGGTCCGCGTCTGCGACCAGCCGGCCACCGCGGCCGAGGCGGCGTCGCTGACGGCGGTCGTGCAGGCGCTGTGCGGCACGCTCGCGGCCCGCCACGACGCCGGCGAGCTCCCGCCGCCCGCTGCCCGCGAGCGGATCGAGGAGAACCGGTGGCGGGCGCTGCGTCACGGCCTCGACGCGGTGCTGCTGCCGTTCTCGGGTCGCGAAGGTGCGGGGGAGCGCTGCGCGCGCGAGCTCGCCGCCGAGCTGCTGGCCGAGGTCGCGCCCGTCGCCCGGGCGTGCGACGGCGCGGACGCCCTGGCCCGTGCCGCCGACCTGCTGGACGCGACCGGGTCCGAGCGTCAGCTCGCGGTCGCCCGCGAGTGCGGCGTGGACGCGGTCGCACCGTGGCTCGCCGACCGGTTCGACGCCGAGCTCGACGGCGCCTGA
- a CDS encoding HemK2/MTQ2 family protein methyltransferase has protein sequence MLSSFGRLRIVAPPGVYRPRSDTALLAGRLPDVTGARVLELCTGSGALALTAAARGAAHVVAIDRSTRAVAAVRLNAALNGLAVDARRGDLVSALRPDERFDLVLANPPYVPVAPEVRRPDDRWDAGHDGRAVLDRILADAPALLAPGGRLLLVHSHVAGVDETVRRMTAAGLHELRRDDHRGPLGPVLRARRAHLRALGLLGADDHETLCVISARAA, from the coding sequence GTGCTGTCCTCCTTCGGCCGCCTGCGGATCGTCGCGCCGCCCGGCGTCTACCGCCCGCGGTCCGACACGGCGCTGCTCGCCGGCCGCCTGCCCGACGTCACCGGGGCCCGGGTGCTCGAGCTCTGCACCGGCTCCGGGGCGCTCGCGCTCACCGCGGCGGCACGGGGAGCGGCGCACGTGGTCGCGATCGATCGCTCGACCCGCGCCGTCGCGGCCGTGCGGCTGAACGCCGCGCTCAACGGGCTCGCGGTCGACGCGCGGCGCGGCGACCTCGTCTCGGCGCTCCGTCCCGACGAGCGGTTCGACCTCGTGCTGGCCAACCCGCCCTACGTGCCGGTCGCCCCGGAGGTCCGTCGGCCGGACGACCGCTGGGACGCCGGGCACGACGGCCGCGCCGTGCTAGACCGGATCCTCGCCGACGCGCCCGCCCTCCTCGCCCCCGGGGGTCGGCTGCTCCTCGTCCACTCGCACGTCGCGGGGGTCGACGAGACCGTCCGCCGGATGACCGCCGCGGGGCTGCACGAGCTGCGCCGCGACGACCACCGCGGCCCGCTCGGCCCGGTCCTGCGAGCCCGCCGGGCGCACCTGCGCGCCCTCGGCCTGCTCGGCGCGGACGATCACGAGACGCTCTGCGTGATCAGCGCGCGCGCCGCCTGA